From the genome of Cytophagales bacterium WSM2-2:
TCCCCAAGGTTGTTGTTGATTAGTGTATTGCTGTTGGTCGACCACAATAGCCCAACGGGGCGCTTATTCCTTAAATTTGTATATAAGTAATCTGTTTCTCGCGGTAACCCAATGAAAGAGTTCATTACATTCATTCTGCAATTTGGAAATTTGAATCAGCAACAGGTTGAAATGATTTCAAAAAGAGCTAAAGAATTAGAGCTTAAGGAAGAAGAATATTTCTCTGAAGCCGGACAAATTCCACGGCAAGTCGGATTTATTGTAGAAGGAATTATCAGGATATGTTTTTACAACAATAAGGGAGAAGAGATAACAAAGTATTTCATTGACGAAAACAATTTGGTTGTTGATATCAATAGTTTTGAAAGCAAAGCGCTGTCATCCGTATACATACAGGCTGTTACCAATTGCAGGCTGATCGTATTTTCACAAAATGACTGGGAGACGTTTTCAAATACAATAACCGGTTGGAGTGGTATGGTGAATAAAATCACTTCAAAAGCGTTGACGAGAAAAATTAAACGGATAAGCCCTATGGTTTCAGAAGACGCGACTACACGTTACCTGACGTTTATGGAAGAATATCCAAAACTGGCTAACCGCATTCCACTCTCTTATCTAGCTTCTTACTTAGGCATTACTCAATCTTCTTTGAGCAGAATAAGAAGAAGTCTTCGCTGACTCTTTTTGCCATTTGGCAAATGACTAAACCGTTTTAGTCCTCAATTTTGATTCATAGCAAATTTTATAACTATGAACATCAAAAAGACAATAACCATTGCAGCAAACACAAATCACCCATTGGTTTTAAAGAGATTCGGCTACGGTACAATGCAACTGACAGGTGAATCTGTTTGGGGCGAACCCAAAAACAGACCTGAAGCATTGCAGATACTTAAAGCGGCAGTGAGCAATGGAGTAAATTTCCTGGATACAGCCGATTTTTATGGAGAAGATGTGACCAACCGGCTGATTGCTGAATCATTATTTCCTTACTCAAATGAGTTAGTGATTTGTACCAAGGTAGGGACTACAAGAACGAAAGATAAGAGTTGGAAAATTTTCGATAAACCTCAAAACCTGAGAGCAAGTATAGAAAACAATCTCAGGACTTTAAAAGTTGAACAACTTAAGTTAGTACATCTTCGGTACACTACTGGAACAGATACACCACTGGATGAATCTTTAGGGGCGATGTTTGAAATGCAAAAGGAGGGAAAGATTTTACATGTCGGGTTAAGTTGTGTAAGTGCGGAGGAATTGAATAAGGCATTGACCATGGGAGATATTGCCAGCGTGGAAAATGCATT
Proteins encoded in this window:
- a CDS encoding cAMP-binding protein, which encodes MKEFITFILQFGNLNQQQVEMISKRAKELELKEEEYFSEAGQIPRQVGFIVEGIIRICFYNNKGEEITKYFIDENNLVVDINSFESKALSSVYIQAVTNCRLIVFSQNDWETFSNTITGWSGMVNKITSKALTRKIKRISPMVSEDATTRYLTFMEEYPKLANRIPLSYLASYLGITQSSLSRIRRSLR
- a CDS encoding oxidoreductase; the encoded protein is MNIKKTITIAANTNHPLVLKRFGYGTMQLTGESVWGEPKNRPEALQILKAAVSNGVNFLDTADFYGEDVTNRLIAESLFPYSNELVICTKVGTTRTKDKSWKIFDKPQNLRASIENNLRTLKVEQLKLVHLRYTTGTDTPLDESLGAMFEMQKEGKILHVGLSCVSAEELNKALTMGDIASVENAFGYGQRTTFKFYNNEIRGMQEVMDICTEKEIPMIPFWSLQSSLPKNENKISVIAKKYGVTPAQIHLAWLLHYNDLILPIPGTSKLKHLEENIKALEISISEEDMTFLE